Proteins encoded together in one Orrella marina window:
- the azu gene encoding azurin: protein MKPHLLLCALATLAILPAAHTEPICTTQIRGSDALEFDTSVIRIPDTCTTFTVELIHTGILPKSATGHNWVLTTQRDLEKVARDSYRAGQAQGWIMPDDNLILASTPIIGRGETASVTLDVKSLDPQVKYAFLCTVGGHSPRMRGTLELFSPSTP, encoded by the coding sequence ATGAAGCCTCATTTACTGCTTTGCGCTCTGGCCACGCTCGCCATCCTGCCTGCCGCCCATACCGAACCGATTTGTACGACTCAGATCCGGGGGAGTGATGCGCTTGAATTCGACACCAGCGTCATCCGGATTCCAGATACCTGCACCACTTTCACGGTCGAACTCATACACACGGGGATACTTCCGAAATCAGCAACCGGACATAACTGGGTTTTGACGACTCAGCGTGATCTGGAAAAGGTCGCCCGAGACTCGTACCGGGCAGGCCAGGCGCAAGGCTGGATCATGCCGGATGACAACCTGATCCTCGCCAGCACACCTATCATCGGGCGTGGGGAAACAGCATCCGTCACGCTGGACGTCAAGAGCCTGGATCCGCAGGTCAAATATGCTTTCCTGTGCACGGTCGGCGGTCATTCGCCCAGGATGCGCGGAACGCTGGAGCTATTTTCTCCGTCCACGCCATAG
- a CDS encoding YggS family pyridoxal phosphate-dependent enzyme: protein MISQTMQQRVQSVQERIRLACERVGRDPSHVSILPVSKTFPVESIEQAVSLGFSRFGENRPQEVVRKAPLLQHLDVQWVVIGQVQTNKAKDVARWASELQSLDRGSLAEALQRRLEPLERTLDVLVQVKTSPEDSKSGLPASELMPLLRQLEAFPNLRMKGLMTLAVLSDDPQPVRDCFRMLVRCRQEALDAGIDPQCLERLSMGMSADLELAVEEGSTEVRVGTAIFGVR from the coding sequence ATGATCAGTCAGACAATGCAGCAGCGTGTGCAGTCAGTGCAGGAACGGATTCGCCTGGCGTGTGAGCGGGTTGGTCGAGATCCGTCGCATGTCAGCATTCTGCCGGTAAGCAAGACCTTCCCGGTGGAGTCAATTGAGCAGGCTGTCTCCCTGGGGTTCAGCCGATTTGGCGAGAACCGCCCACAGGAAGTTGTTCGAAAGGCGCCTTTGCTCCAGCATCTCGATGTGCAATGGGTTGTGATTGGTCAGGTCCAGACTAACAAGGCCAAGGATGTGGCGAGATGGGCGTCGGAGTTGCAGTCGCTTGACCGCGGTTCTTTGGCCGAGGCGCTGCAGCGCCGTCTGGAGCCGCTCGAGCGCACGCTTGATGTGCTGGTTCAGGTTAAAACCTCGCCAGAGGATAGCAAGTCTGGATTGCCTGCTTCAGAACTGATGCCCTTGCTGCGCCAGCTGGAGGCGTTTCCCAATCTGCGCATGAAAGGGCTGATGACGCTTGCGGTGTTGTCAGACGATCCTCAACCTGTGCGCGACTGTTTCAGGATGCTTGTCAGGTGTCGTCAGGAGGCCCTTGACGCGGGGATTGATCCGCAGTGTCTGGAGCGGCTGTCAATGGGTATGAGCGCAGATCTGGAACTGGCGGTCGAGGAAGGCTCGACCGAGGTTCGCGTGGGGACAGCCATTTTTGGGGTGCGCTGA